agtagtagtagtagtagtagtagtagtagtggtagtagtagtagtagtagtagtagtagtagtagtagtggtagtagtagtagtagtagtggtagtagtggtggtagtagtagtagtagtagtagtggtagtagtagtggtggtagtagtagtagtagtagtagtagtagtagtagtagtagtagtagtagtggtagtagtagtagtagtagtagtagtagtagtagtagtggtagtagtggtggtggtagtagtagtagtagtagtggtagtagtggtggtagtagtagtagtagtagtagtggtagtagtagtggtggtagtagtagtagtagtagtagtagtagtagtagtagtagtggtagtagtagtggtggtagtagtagtagtagtagtagtagtagtagtagtagtagtggtagtagtagtagtagtagtggtagtagtggtggtagtagtagtagtagtagtagtggtagtagtagtggtggtagtagtagtagtagtagtagtagtagtagtagtagtagtagtggtagtagtagtagtagtagtagtagtagtagtagtagtggtagtagtagtagtagtagtggtagtagtggtggtagtggtggtagtagtagtagtagtagtagtggtagtagtagtagtagtagtagtagtagtagtagtagtagtagtagtagtagtagtagtagtagtagtggtagtagtagtagtagtagtagtagtagtagtagtagtggtagtagtagtagtggtggtggtagtagtagtagtggtagtagtggtggtggtagtagtagtagtagtagtagtggtagtagtggtggtggtagtagtagtagtagtagtagtagtagtagtagtagtagtagtggtagtagtagtagtagtagtagtagtagtagtagtagtggtagtagtagtagtagtagtggtagtagtggtggtagtagtagtagtagtagtagtggtagtagtagtggtggtaagtagtatagtagtagtagtagtagtagtagtagtggtagtagtagtagtagtagtagtagtagtagtagtagtggtagtagtggtggtggtagtagtagtagtagtagtgggtagtggtggtagtagtagtagtagtagtagtggtagtagtagtggtggtagtagtagtagtagtagtagtagtagtagtagtagtagtggtagtagtagtggtggtagtagtagtagtagtagtagtagtagtagtagtagtagtggtagtagtagtagtagtagtggtagtagtggtggtagtagtagtagtagtagtagtggtagtagtagtggtggtagtagtagtagtagtagtagtagtagtagtagtagtagtggtagtagtagtggtggtagtagtagtagtagtagtNNNNNNNNNNNNNNNNNNNNNNNNNNNNNNNNNNNNNNNNNNNNNNNNNNNNNNNNNNNNNNNNNNNNNNNNNNNNNNNNNNNNNNNNNNNNNNNNNNNNNNNNNNNNNNNNNNNNNNNNNNNNNNNNNNNNNNNNNNNNNNNNNNNNNNNNNNNNNNNNNNNNNNNNNNNNNNNNNNNNNNNNNNNNNNNNNNNNNNNNactattactactactactaactactactactactactactactactactattactactactactactactactactacttactactactactactactactactactactactactactactactactactactactactactactactactactattactactactactactactattactactactactactactactactactactactactactactatactactactactactactactactactattactactactactactactactactactactactactactactattactactactactactactactactactattactactactactactactactactactactactactactactactactactattactactactactactactactactactactactactactactactactattactactactactactactactactactattactactactactactactactactactactactactactactactattactactaacctactactactagtatactactactactactactactgttactactactactactactactactactactactactactactactactactactactattactactactactactactactactactagtactactactactactgttactactactactactgatactactactattactactactactactactagtactactactactactgttactactactactactgatactactactactactactactagtactactactactactactagtactactactactactactagtactactactactactgttactactactactactgatactactactattactactactactactactagtactgctactactactgttactactactactactactagtactactactactactgatactactactactagtactactactactactgttactactactactactgatactactactattactactactactactactagtactactactactactgttactactactactactgatactactactactactactactagtactactactactactactagtactactactactactactactactattactactactactactactactactagtactactaccaccattactactactactgctactactactactactactgttactactagtactactgatactactactactactactactactagtactactactgctactactactactactgctactactactactactactactgctactactactactgctactactactactactactactactattactactgttactattactactgttactactagtactactactactactactattactactactactactactactactactactagtactactactactactactattactactactactactactactattactactactactactactactactactactactactactattactactactactactactattactactactattactactactactactactactactactactactactactagtactactactactactactactattactactactactactactactactattactactactactactactactactactactactactattactactactactactactactattactactactactactactactattactactactactactactactactattactactactactactactactactactattactactactactactactactactactattactattactactactactattactactattactactactactactactactactactagtattactactattactactactactactactactattactactactactactactattactactactactactactgttactactactattactactgatactactactactactactactagtactactactactattactactattactactactactactactactactactactactactactagtactactactactagtagtactactactactactactattactactattactactactactactactactactactactactactactagtactactactactactactattactactactactactactattactactactactattactactattactactactactactactactactactgttactactactattactactgatactactactactactactactagtactactactactattactactactactactactactactactagtactactactactactgttactactactactactgatactactactattactactactactactactagtactactactactactgttactactactactactgatactactactactactactactagtactactactactactactagtactactactactactactagtactactactactactgttactactactactattgatactactactattactactactactactactagtactgctactactactgttactactactactactactagtactactactactactgatactactactactagtactactactactactgttactactactactactgatactactactattactactactactactactattactactactactactactactactactagtactactaccaccattactactactactgctactactactactactactgttactactagtactactgatactactactactactactactactattactactactactactactactactactactactactattactactgttactattactactgttactactagtactactactactactactactattactactactactactactactaatactactactactactagtactactactactactattattactactactactactactactactattactactactactactactactactactactactactactactactattactactactattactactactactactactactactactactagtactactactactactactactattactactactactactactactactactattactactactactactactactactactactactactattactactactactactactactattactactactactactactactattactactactactactactactactattactactactactactactactactactactactattactactactactattactactattactactactactactactactactactagtattactactattactactactactactactactattactactactactactactattactactactactactactgttactactactattactactgatactactactactactactactagtactactactactattactactattactactactactactactactactactactactactactagtactactactactagtagtactactactactactactattactactattactactactactactactactactactactactactactactattactactactactactactattactactactattactactactactactactagtactactactactactactactattactactactactactactactactactattactactactactactactactactactactactactattactactactactactactactattactactactactactactactattactactactactactactactactattactactactactactactactactactactactattactactactactactactactactactactactattactactactactattactactattactactactactactactactactactagtattactactattactactactactactactactattactactactactactactattactactactactactactgttactactactattactactgatactactactactactactactagtactactactactattactactattactactactactactactactactactactactagtactactactactagtagtactactactactactactattactactattactactactactactactactactactactactactactagtactactactactactactattactactactactactactactactactactactgttactactactattactactgataCTGCGTGTTGGACCCTTAGGAGAGAAAGGGGACGAGGGACAGAAGGGGGACAGAGGACTTCCTGGTTTTGTGGGACCCAAAGGAGGCCGAGGCTTCAAAGGTGAGCTACAGAACAGAGCCGGTTCTACTTCCTTGTACGGTCCGACCTGGTCCCAGGTCCGACCTGGTCTCAGGTCCGACCTGGTTTCAGGTCCTGCGTCTGACCCGGTTTCTGTTGTTCTGCAGGGGACAAAGGCGAGCCGGGTCTGGAGGGCCGCTCGGGCGATGAGGGTCCTAAAGGAGATGATGGAGTCTGTCCAGATGCTTGTGAGTCCAGCCAGGGTCCCCTTGGACCACCCGGTGTGCCGGGCCCTGCAGGGCCCAGAGGCCTGGCTGGTACTCCAGGAGTGACGGGGCCCAAAGGCCTGAAGGGTGACATGGGGGATCTGGGTCGCACTGGTCCTCCTGGATCTGTGGGTAGGAAAGGAGAAGCAGGGCCGCAGGGGGAGTGTAACTGCACCGATGGAGTAGATGGGGGTCTTGGGCAGAAGGGGGACCAGGGGGACCAGGGGGACCAGGGACAGATGGGGCTCGCGGGGCAGATAGGGCCACAGGGGGACAAGGGAGACATGGGGCACATGGGGATGATAGGTCGACCTGGTCCCTGCATGCCCAGCATCCAGTCGGCCTTCGCTGCAGGGCTGACGTCCAGTTACCCGCCGCCCAACGCCCCCGTGGTCTTCTCCCAGGTCCTCTACAACCGGGGCAGCTACGACCCCGGTACCGGTCTCTTCACCGCCCCCATCAACGGCACCTACGTCTTCAGCTACCACCTCACCGTCCACCAGCGAGTCCTCAAAGTCGGCCTCTTTCATAACTTCGTTCCGATTGTGAAAACCACTTACCCCAAAGTGTCAGGGACCACCTCGCACTCAGTGGTCCTGCACCTGGCCCGCGGGGACCGGGTGTGGATCCAGGTGAAGGATCAGATCACTAACGGCATGTATGCCGGTTCTGAGTCCAGCAGTACCTTCTCTGGCTTCCTGCTCCACCCAGATACGTGTGATATGGCGTTTCTTAGAGCGCCAATACCCTTAATGAGCTCACCTGAAGGCGGATTCAACTGGGGCGACGGCGGGTCCGGCACCACCGAACCCCCGACCCCACCTGCTGGGGGAGGATCCGACTAGCTGCTGGTGGAGGATCCGACTAGCTGCTGGTGGAGGATCCGACTAGCTGCTGGGGGAGGATCCGACTAGCTGCTGGTGGAGGATCCGACTAGCTGCTGGGGGAGGATCCGACTAGCTGCTGGGGGAGGATCCGACTAGCTGCTGGGGGAGGACCCGACTAGCTGCCGGTGGAGGATCCGACCAGCCTTAGTGATGAATAAACTGGTTCTGGGTTAGGGTTCTGGGTTAGGGTTCTGGGTTAGGGTTCTGGTCGTCTGTAGAAGGTCCCGTAACATTTGATTCTGAACCCACCAGACTCATCCTGAGGATGACATCAGTTCCCCAATAAATGAATGTGATGAATGAATCCCGAACACACAACCTGGTCACCAGGACCGGTTCACACCTTCACACCTGTGTTGTTCAGTCCGGTTCAATCAGACCGGGTCGGTAGAGTGGTTCTGGTACcggtactggtatcggtatcagacGACTCTACCAACCGGTCTACGCACCGATCCGATCCCAGAATCTACTAACCCAGAATAGATTCAACGTGTTTAACAGGAAGtcagttaataataatatataataatataataaactttatttatagagctGTTATTTATTCCGTGCTTCAGTTCTTAATGATCTTAATGATcttaatgatgttaatgatgttaatgttcTTAATGATCTTAATGATcttaatgatgttaatgatcTTAATGATCTTAATGTTCTTAATGATCTTAATGATcttaatgatgttaatgttcTTAATGATCTTAATGATCTTAATGTTCTTAATGTTCTTAATGATcttaatgatgttaatgatcTTAATGATcttaatgatgttaatgttcTTAATGATcttaatgatgttaatgatcTTAATGATCTTAATGATCTTAATGTTcttaatgatgttaatgttcTTAATGTTCTTAATGATCTTAATGTTCTTAATGATCTTAATGTTCTTAATGATcttaatgatgttaatgatcTTAATGTTCTTAATGATCTTAATGTTCTTAATGTTCTTAATGATCTTAATGTTCTTAATGTTCTTAATTATGTTCTctgtaactgacaaactgaataataaaataaagatccgtcattcattctctgtttcagttcatgttttacattaaAGGGTTAAACCTGAGCAGGAAGTCATCATCACATCACCTGATCGGCAGGAAACAGctgttcaataataataataacaaacagctagcagctgttatacatagcgacggtctattatacgtagcgacggtctgttatacgtaacgacggtatgttatacgtagcgacggtctgttatacgtaacgacggtctgttatacgtagcgacggtctgttatacgtaacgacggtctgttatacgtagcgacagtctgttatacgtaacgtcggtctgttatacgtaacgacaatctgttatacgtagcgacggtccgttatacgtagcgacggtccgttatacttagcgacggtccgttatatgtaacgacggtccgttatacgtaacgATAATCTGTTATACGtggcgacagtctgttatacgttacgacggtccgttatacgtagcgacggtctattatacgtagcgacggtctgttatacgtagcgacggtctgttatatgtagcgacggtctgttatacgtaacgacggtctgttatacgtagcgtcggtctgttatacgtaacgacaatctgttatacgtagcaacggtctgttatacgttacgacagtctgttatacgtagcgacggtctattatacgtaacgacggtctgttatacgtaacgtcggtctgttatacgtaacgacaatctgttatacgtagcgacggtccgttatacgtagcgacggtccgttatacttagcgacggtccgttatacgtaacgacggtccgttatacgtaacgacaatctgttatacgtagcgacggtctgttatacgttacgacggtccgttatacgtagcgacggtctattatacgtaacgacggtctgttatacgtagcgtcggtctgttatacgtaacgacaatctgttatacgtagcaacagtctgttatacgttacgacagtccgttatacgtagcgacggtctattatacgtagcgacggtctattatacgtagcgacggtctgttatacgtaacgacaatctgttatacgtagcgacggtccgttatacgtagcgacggtccgttatacgtagcgtcggtctgttatacgtaacgacggtccgttatacgtagcgtcggtccgttatacgtaacaacggtccgttatacttagcgacggtccgttatacgtagcgacggtccgttatacttagcgacggtccgttatacgtagcgacggtccgttatacgtagcgacggtccgttatacgtagcaacggtccgttatacgtagcgacggtctgttacactcagcgacggtccgttatacgtagcgatggtctgttatagttagcgatggtctgttacacatagcgacggtcctttatacgtagcgacagtctgttatacgtagcgacagtctgttatacgtagcgacggtccattatacgtagcgacggtctgttatatgtagcgacggtctgttatacgtaacgacaatctgttatacgtagcgacggtccgttatacgtagcgacggtccgttatacgtaacaacggtccgttatacgtagcgacggtccgttatacttagtgacggtccgttatacgtagcgacggtcctttatacgtagcgacggtccattatacgtagcgacggtctgttacacatagcgacggtctgttatacgtagcgacagtctgttatacgtagcgacagtctgttatacgtagcgacggtcctttatacgtagcgacagtctgttatacgtagcgacggtcctttatacgtagcgacagtctgttatacgtagcgacggtcctttatacgtagcgacagtctgttatacgtagcgacggtccgttatacgtaacaacggtccgttatacgtagcgaccgtccgttatacgtagcgacggtctgttacactcagcgacggtccgttatacgtagcgatggtctgttatagttagcgatggtctgttacacatagcgacggtcctttatacgtagcgacggtccattatacgtagcgacggtctgttacacatagcgacggtctgttatacgtagcgacagtctgttatacgtagcgacagtctgttatacgtagcgacggtcctttatacgtagcgacagtctgttatacgtagcgacagtctgttatacgtagcgacggtcctttatacgtagcgacagtctgttatacgtagcgacggtccattatacgtagcgacggtctgttacacatagcgacggtctgttatacgtagcgacagtctgttatacgtagcgacagtctgttatacgtagcgacggtcctttatacgtagcgacagtctgttatacgtagcgacagtctgttatacgtagcgacggtcctttatacgtagcgacagtctgttatacgtagcgacggtcctttatacgtagcaacagtctgttatatgtagcgacggtcctttatacgtagcgacggtccgttacacatagcgacggtccgttatacttagcgacggtctgttatacgtaacgacggtctgttatacgtagctacagtctgttatacgtagcgacagtctgttatacgtagcgacggtctattatacgtaacgacggtctgttatacgtagcgacagtctgttatacgtagcgacggtctgttatacgttacgacggtccgttatacgtagcgacggtctattatacgtaacgacggtctgttatacgtagcgtcggtctgttatacataacgacaatctgttatacgtagcaacggtctgttatacgttacgacagtccgttatacgtagcgacggtctattatacgtagcgacggtctattatacgtagcgacggtctgttatacgtaacgacaatctgttatacgtagcgacggtccgttatacgtagcgacggtccgttatacgtagagtcggtctgttatacgtaacgacggtccgttatacgtagcgtcggtccgttatacgtaacaacggtccgttatacttagcgacggtccgttatacgtagcgacggtccgttatacttagcgacggtccgttatacgtagcgacggtccgttatacgtagcgacggtccgttatacgtagcgacggtctgttacactcagcgacggtccgttatacgtagcgatggtctgttatagttagcgatggtctgttacacatagcgacggtcctttatacgtagcgacagtctgttatacgtagcgacagtctgttatacgtagcgacggtccattatacgtggcgacggtctgttacacatagcgacggtctgttatacgtagcgacagtctgttatacgtagcgacagtctgttatacgtagcgacggtcctttatacgtagcgacagtctgttatacgtagcgacagtctgttatacgtagcgacggtcctttatacgtagcgacagtctgttatacgtagcgacggtcctttatacgtagcgacggtccattatatgtagcgacggtctgttacacatagcgacggtctgttatacgtagcgacagtctgttatacgtagcgacagtctgttatacgtagcgacggtcctttatacgtagcgacagtctgttatacgtagcgacagtctgttatacgtagcgacggtcctttatacgtagcgacagtctgttatacgtagcgacggtcctttatacgtagcgacagtctgttatatgtagcgacggtcctttatacgtagcgacggtctgttacacatagcgacggtccgttatacttagcgacagtctgttatacttagcgacggtctgttatacttagcgagggtctgttatacgtagcgtcagtctgttatacgtaacgacaatctgttatacgtagcaacggtctgttatacgttacgacagtccgttatacgtagtgacggtctattatacgtagcaacggtctattatacgtagcgacggtctgttatatgtagcgacggtctgttatacgtaacgacaatctgttatacgtagcgacggtccgttatacgtagcgacggtccgttatacgtagcgtcggtctgttatacgtaacgacggtccgttatacttagcgacggtccgttatacgtagcgacggtccgttatacttagcgacggtccgttatacgtagcgacggtccgttatacgtagcgacggtccgttatacgtagcgacggtctgttacactcagcgacggtctgttatacgtagcgatggtctgttatagttagcgacggtctgttacacatagcgacggtcctttatacgtagcgacagtctgttatacgtagcgacggtctgttatacgtaacgacaatctgttatacgtagcgacggtccgttatacgtagcgacggtctgttatacgtaacaacggtccgttatacgtagcgacggtccgttatacttagtgacggtccgttatacgtagcg
The Sebastes fasciatus isolate fSebFas1 chromosome 7, fSebFas1.pri, whole genome shotgun sequence genome window above contains:
- the LOC141770886 gene encoding uncharacterized protein LOC141770886, producing the protein MVGEKGDEGQKGDRGLPGFVGPKGGRGFKGDKGEPGLEGRSGDEGPKGDDGVCPDACESSQGPLGPPGVPGPAGPRGLAGTPGVTGPKGLKGDMGDLGRTGPPGSVGRKGEAGPQGECNCTDGVDGGLGQKGDQGDQGDQGQMGLAGQIGPQGDKGDMGHMGMIGRPGPCMPSIQSAFAAGLTSSYPPPNAPVVFSQVLYNRGSYDPGTGLFTAPINGTYVFSYHLTVHQRVLKVGLFHNFVPIVKTTYPKVSGTTSHSVVLHLARGDRVWIQVKDQITNGMYAGSESSSTFSGFLLHPDTCDMAFLRAPIPLMSSPEGGFNWGDGGSGTTEPPTPPAGGGSD